Genomic segment of Ruegeria sp. TM1040:
CCAGACAATGTGAGCGTGTTCACCAATCTGCCTGCACCGGTGACCTGGGCCATCGCGCAGCAGTCTTGCGGGATGGCGATTGCGCTCAAATCCAACCACACGCCCAATGGGCATGTGACGATGGTGGGCGCGCAGAGGCTGGGTATCCCGCTGGTCGTGACCGATTCCCTTGGGGTGGCTGACTATGTTGATGCCGAGACGGCGCTCATGGTCGCGCCACAAGAGGTCACGGATATGACGCGTGCCTTGCGTGCTGTGGTGGAAGACCCTGAGGCGGCCACCCAGCGCGCCGAGCGCGCAAAAGAGCGCGCCGCAACTTGCAGCGATCCGCGCGTCTGGCTTAGATATTTCGCGGGGCTCGATCTGCGTCTGAGTGGCGCGCGCTGATCACGTCTCGCGTCAGCTCGGGCGATCCGCGCTCTTGATGTCGCCCGTCGTGAGAACGGGCGCTGCGTCCATATCGTCTGCATCAAGCATTGCGGCCACGCGCTCCAGAGAGGCCAGAAGCTGCGCCTGTTCCCAGTCTCTCAGCTTCTCGAAGGCGCGCACATAGCGCTGTTGAAGGGCGTCCGGTGCCGCCTTGACCGCCTCGCGTCCGGACGGCTCCAGTACCACATTGGTTTGCCGGCGATCCGCTTCGGAGCGCATCCGTGTCGCCATCCCACGCGAAACGATCTTGTCCACCAGCGCTGTCACCGTTGCCTGCGCCACGCCCATGGTCTGCGCGAGCTCTTTTGGTGTGGCGCTGCCACCGTTGGTCGCAAGCAATTGCAACACACGCAGCTGTGCGGGGGTCAGGCCGGAGGCCTGCGCAAGATTGCGCGAGTAAAGCTCGGTCGCGCGCAGAATACGTCTGAGCGCGATCAGGCTTTCATCGGTTCGGTTTCGTGGGTGGTCACTCATAGCGCTCTAAGGTGTCACGGATGACAAAATCCTTCAATACACGAAGTATTCGAGTGATATTTCTTCAAGTTGAAGTAAGTCGCAAAGTGTATCATTCGTTGTGCGAAGAAATATAAGTAAATAAAAACAACATATTAAATGTGTGGGGAATAATATTGCTGAGGTTCTTGAAGTTTTTACATCTCTACTATATTTAGGGAGGCGAACGAAAATGGAGACGGTGAGCGATGCCCAAAGACATCCTGCAGACTGAGACTGATAGCCCCCGAACTTGCCAGCCCCGCCTGCGCAAGCCAAATGCGACGGACGGGGCCGATATCTGGGAGCTGGTCAGGGCCTGCGAGCCGCTCGATCGAAACTCCATGTATGCCAATTTGATCCAAGCGGATCACTTCCGCGACACCTGTGTGGTGGCGGAGCTTGATGGCGACATCGTCGGCTGGATTTCCGGCCACATAATCCCGGGCGAGGATGCATTCTTCGTCTGGCAGGTCGCGGTTGGTGAAGCCGCGCGCGGCATGGGATTGGGCAAGAAGATGTTGAAGGCGCTGATCGCGCGTGACGACATCCGGGATGCCTCCGTGCTGAAAACAACGATCACCAAAGACAATGCGGCTTCTTGGGGCCTCTTCCGCAGCTTCGCCCGCGACATCGGCGGCGAGCTCAGCGATGCGCCGCATTTTGAGAGAGAGGTCCATTTCGACGGCGCGCATGACACCGAGCACATGGTGACCATTACGCTCGACAATGAGGCAAAGATCCTCAAGCGCGCGGCCTAAACTCCTCCCCTCATCCAGAATTTACCTTATCCGAAAAGGATTTACCCATGCCCAAAGACATGGCAACCGATACGTCTATCTATACGCGCCGCGAAAGTAATGCGCGCTCCTACTGCCGCTCCTTCACAGCGTCGTTTGACACCGCACGCGGCTCCGAGCTGTTTACTGAAGACGGCACCCGCTACATCGACTTTCTGGCGGGCTGCTCCTCGCTCAACTACGGCCACAATGACCCCGACATGAAGGATGCGCTGGTTGCGCATATCCTGAAGGACGGCATCACCCATGGCCTCGACTTTCATACCGAAGCCAAGGAAGCCTTCCTGCACAGCTTCACCGATTTGATCTTGGCGCCCCGTGGCATGGATCATAAGGTCATGTTTACCGGCCCGACGGGCGCGAACGCTGTTGAGGCAGCGATGAAGATCGCCCGCAAGGTGACCGGCCGGACCAATGTGATTTCCTTCACCAACGGGTTTCATGGCGTGACCATGGGGGCGCTGGCCGCGACTGGTAACGGCTATCACCGCGGTGGGGCAGGCATGGACAAGGCGGGTGTGACCCGCATGCCGTATGATGCCTATGTCGATGGTGTCGACAGTGCAGCGCTTCTGGACAAGATGCTGTCTGATCCGTCGGGCGGGATCGACGCGCCTGCTGCAATCATGCTGGAACCGGTGCAGGGCGAAGGCGGTCTGAACGCCGCTTCGGCTGGTTTTGTGAAGAAAGTTCAAGAGATTGCCCATAAGCACGGCGCGCTGTTGATCATCGACGACATTCAGTCCGGGTGTGGTCGCACAGGCACGTTCTTCTCTTTTGAAGACATGGGCGTTCAGCCTGACGTCGTGACCATGGCGAAATCGGTCTCGGGTTTTGGCCTGCCGATGGCGATGGTTCTGGTGCGTCCGCAGCATGACGTCTTTGGCCCTGCCGAGCACAACGGGACCTTCCGTGGCAACACCCATGCCTTTGTGACCGCCCGTGTCGCGATCGAGAAATTCTGGGCCGATGATGCGTTCCAGACTGAGCTTGCCCGCAAGTCGGAGCTGGTGACGAGCGCGCTGCAGGAAGTGGCAAGCCACATTCCAGG
This window contains:
- the ectB gene encoding diaminobutyrate--2-oxoglutarate transaminase — protein: MPKDMATDTSIYTRRESNARSYCRSFTASFDTARGSELFTEDGTRYIDFLAGCSSLNYGHNDPDMKDALVAHILKDGITHGLDFHTEAKEAFLHSFTDLILAPRGMDHKVMFTGPTGANAVEAAMKIARKVTGRTNVISFTNGFHGVTMGALAATGNGYHRGGAGMDKAGVTRMPYDAYVDGVDSAALLDKMLSDPSGGIDAPAAIMLEPVQGEGGLNAASAGFVKKVQEIAHKHGALLIIDDIQSGCGRTGTFFSFEDMGVQPDVVTMAKSVSGFGLPMAMVLVRPQHDVFGPAEHNGTFRGNTHAFVTARVAIEKFWADDAFQTELARKSELVTSALQEVASHIPGAYLKGRGLMQGVDVGSGELAGDICARAYELGLVVETSGPNDEVVKILAPLTTSEQLLCEGFAILSTAAREVAAKTKIAAQ
- the ectA gene encoding diaminobutyrate acetyltransferase, which translates into the protein MPKDILQTETDSPRTCQPRLRKPNATDGADIWELVRACEPLDRNSMYANLIQADHFRDTCVVAELDGDIVGWISGHIIPGEDAFFVWQVAVGEAARGMGLGKKMLKALIARDDIRDASVLKTTITKDNAASWGLFRSFARDIGGELSDAPHFEREVHFDGAHDTEHMVTITLDNEAKILKRAA
- a CDS encoding MarR family winged helix-turn-helix transcriptional regulator, producing MSDHPRNRTDESLIALRRILRATELYSRNLAQASGLTPAQLRVLQLLATNGGSATPKELAQTMGVAQATVTALVDKIVSRGMATRMRSEADRRQTNVVLEPSGREAVKAAPDALQQRYVRAFEKLRDWEQAQLLASLERVAAMLDADDMDAAPVLTTGDIKSADRPS